In Archaeoglobus profundus DSM 5631, the sequence AAACTTCCTAAGCTATTTCACGTATGCAAAGCTCTGTAAGGCTAGAGTTTTAGAAATTTTAACACATCCAACATTTGAGCTCGACTTGGACAAGCTCAACGAAGTCATGAGCAAAAACATCTCAGTCATATTCCTCAACTACCCAAACAATCCTACAGGTGTTGTTTTAGATGAGAAAACAATCAAAGGTGTTGTGGAAATTGCAAGAGACTACGGTACGATAGTTGTTAGCGATGAGATATACGACCAAATCTATTATGACAAAAAACCCATAAGCTTGGCTGGAGAAGAGAATGTGGTGGTTGTAAACGGTTTCTCCAAGTCTTTGGCTATGACGGGATGGCGTATTGGGTTTGTAATAGCTGAGAAGGATTTGCTGGATGAGATGCTTAAAGTTCATCAAGTGAACGGAGTGTGTGCTCCAGCCTTTGCACAGAAAGCTGTAGCTGATATCTTAAGCAGTGGTGAGGCTGAAAAACTTACGAGGAAGATGGTTGAAGAGTTTAGAAGGCGCAGGGATTTTGTATATTCAAAGCTGAAAAAAGTATTTGATGTTGTTAAGCCGGAAGGGGCATTCTACATATTCCCAAATGTCGGTAAGGATTGCGATGAGTTTTGCGAAAAATTATTGATGAGCAAAGGCGTTTGCGTAACACCGGGGAAGGCTTTTGGAAGTGGAAATGAAAACTACGTTAGAATATCCTTCGCAATATCGATGGAAAATCTGAAGGTTGCTATGGAAAGGATTGAGGAGTATGCTCGTGAAAACTCTTGAAAAGGATGAGGTGAGGGAATTCGTTAAGCTCCTCTTCGAGTGCTGTGAGGAGTTGAAATTGATATTTGGAGATGAGTACATCGGAAGAGAGATACTTGAAAGCTATTACAACTCTTTAGAGGATTACGATGGTATAATGGTTGTAAAGGGTGAGAAG encodes:
- a CDS encoding pyridoxal phosphate-dependent aminotransferase, with product MIASRVKGISTSLIRRMFEIVEKAKKEGKKIINLSIGEPDFDTPLEIIEKAYEYMKKGYTHYTSNFGIEELRVAIAERYGVEKDNVMVTTGGSEALLNASLAFIEEGSDVVIPSPNFLSYFTYAKLCKARVLEILTHPTFELDLDKLNEVMSKNISVIFLNYPNNPTGVVLDEKTIKGVVEIARDYGTIVVSDEIYDQIYYDKKPISLAGEENVVVVNGFSKSLAMTGWRIGFVIAEKDLLDEMLKVHQVNGVCAPAFAQKAVADILSSGEAEKLTRKMVEEFRRRRDFVYSKLKKVFDVVKPEGAFYIFPNVGKDCDEFCEKLLMSKGVCVTPGKAFGSGNENYVRISFAISMENLKVAMERIEEYARENS